A window of Sphingobium herbicidovorans contains these coding sequences:
- a CDS encoding type II toxin-antitoxin system RatA family toxin → MPKHHETRPLPYTPDQMFNLVSNVAAYPEFLPWVSAIRVRSDSDSEMVADMIVGFKGIKESFTSRVHKHHPDFVRVDYLEGPLKHLHNEWRFRDDGQGGVLVDFEVEFEFRNRLFEMLAGQVFDKALRKMIGAFETRADELYGESGKNSSSAQSAA, encoded by the coding sequence ATGCCCAAGCATCACGAAACAAGGCCGCTTCCCTATACGCCGGACCAGATGTTCAATCTGGTGTCCAACGTGGCCGCCTATCCTGAATTTCTGCCCTGGGTCAGTGCGATCCGGGTCCGATCGGACAGCGACTCCGAAATGGTTGCGGACATGATCGTCGGGTTCAAGGGGATCAAGGAGAGCTTCACCAGCCGGGTGCATAAGCATCACCCCGATTTCGTCCGGGTCGATTATCTGGAAGGACCACTGAAACATCTGCACAATGAGTGGCGCTTTCGCGACGATGGGCAGGGCGGCGTGCTGGTCGATTTCGAGGTGGAGTTCGAATTCAGGAACCGGCTGTTCGAAATGCTGGCCGGGCAGGTGTTCGACAAGGCGCTGCGCAAGATGATCGGCGCGTTCGAGACGCGGGCGGACGAGCTTTACGGCGAGTCGGGCAAAAACAGCTCCAGCGCGCAGAGCGCTGCCTGA
- the lipA gene encoding lipoyl synthase, with amino-acid sequence MTDSAPIPVQSQPQRTRKPDWIRVKAPTSPGYHETRKLMREKGLATVCEEAACPNIGECWTKKHATVMILGDVCTRACAFCNVKTGMPRKVDPNEPQNLADACAEMGLEHIVITSVDRDDLPDGGASQFVKVIEALRRTTPDTTIEILTPDFRNKHSQAVEAIVAARPDVYNHNLETVPRLYPTIRPGARYYASLRLLESVKKLDPSIFTKSGIMLGLGEERLEVHQVMDDMRSADIDFLTMGQYLQPTPKHAKVMEFVTPAAFNAYAAIARAKGFLQVASSPLTRSSYHAGKDFAEMRAAREAQLAKAAR; translated from the coding sequence ATGACCGATAGTGCACCGATCCCCGTTCAGAGCCAGCCGCAGCGGACTCGCAAGCCCGACTGGATCCGCGTCAAAGCGCCGACCAGTCCCGGCTATCATGAGACGCGCAAGTTGATGCGCGAAAAGGGGTTGGCCACGGTCTGCGAAGAAGCGGCCTGTCCCAATATCGGGGAATGCTGGACCAAGAAGCACGCGACGGTCATGATCCTGGGCGACGTTTGCACGCGCGCCTGCGCCTTCTGCAACGTCAAGACCGGCATGCCGCGCAAGGTCGATCCCAATGAGCCGCAAAATCTGGCGGATGCCTGCGCGGAGATGGGGCTGGAGCATATCGTCATCACCTCTGTCGACCGGGACGACCTGCCCGACGGGGGCGCATCACAATTTGTGAAGGTGATAGAGGCGCTGCGCCGCACGACCCCTGACACGACGATCGAGATACTGACCCCCGATTTCCGCAACAAGCATAGCCAAGCGGTCGAGGCCATCGTGGCGGCGCGGCCGGACGTCTATAATCATAATCTGGAGACGGTGCCCCGGCTGTACCCGACCATCCGGCCCGGCGCGCGCTATTATGCTTCGCTGCGCCTGCTGGAATCGGTCAAGAAGCTCGATCCGTCGATCTTCACCAAGTCGGGCATCATGCTGGGCCTTGGAGAAGAGCGGCTGGAGGTCCATCAGGTCATGGACGATATGCGGTCAGCCGACATCGATTTCCTGACGATGGGCCAATATCTGCAGCCTACCCCCAAACATGCCAAGGTCATGGAGTTCGTGACGCCTGCGGCGTTCAACGCCTATGCGGCGATTGCGCGGGCCAAGGGCTTCCTGCAGGTCGCGTCCAGCCCGCTGACCCGGTCCAGCTATCATGCTGGCAAGGATTTCGCGGAAATGCGTGCGGCGCGCGAGGCGCAACTGGCAAAGGCAGCGCGCTGA
- a CDS encoding carbonic anhydrase, which translates to MTDFSDMLEGYRRFRTTGWTQQRERWGELSEGQNPRVMVIACSDSRVDPAQIFDSSPGEIFVVRNVAALVPPFETSPGHHGVSAALEFAVQVLKVGEIVVMGHGKCGGCKAALSHELKDAPPGEGGFIHNWIDMLDGARETVISRFGDDLGRDAHRAMEQEGVKVSLANLRTFPCVRSKERSGELKLVGAFFAIADGQLHLLDEASGQFHPATQEAA; encoded by the coding sequence ATGACCGACTTTTCCGACATGCTCGAAGGCTATCGCCGCTTCCGCACCACCGGATGGACCCAGCAGCGCGAAAGATGGGGCGAATTGAGCGAGGGCCAGAACCCACGCGTCATGGTCATCGCCTGTTCCGACAGCCGCGTTGATCCCGCGCAGATATTCGACAGCAGTCCGGGCGAGATTTTCGTCGTCCGCAATGTCGCGGCGCTGGTGCCGCCATTCGAAACCAGTCCGGGCCATCATGGTGTATCGGCCGCGCTGGAATTCGCCGTGCAGGTGCTGAAAGTCGGCGAGATCGTCGTGATGGGCCACGGCAAATGCGGCGGCTGCAAGGCAGCGCTCAGCCATGAGCTGAAGGACGCGCCTCCGGGCGAAGGCGGCTTCATTCACAACTGGATCGACATGCTCGACGGCGCGCGTGAAACCGTGATCAGCCGCTTCGGCGACGATCTGGGACGCGACGCCCACCGCGCCATGGAACAGGAAGGTGTGAAGGTCAGCCTCGCCAATCTGCGCACCTTCCCCTGCGTTCGCTCCAAGGAGCGGAGCGGCGAACTGAAGCTCGTCGGCGCTTTCTTCGCGATCGCGGATGGCCAGCTTCATCTGCTGGACGAGGCGAGCGGGCAATTCCATCCGGCCACGCAGGAAGCCGCCTGA
- a CDS encoding NYN domain-containing protein, producing MSSPIPSGGNVALLIDADNASSDHFDPVLTVLAELGTVNIRRAYGNWSKPALKGWARQAVTQAIETQQQFDLTKGKNATDMKMTIDAMDLMAGGRVTGFGLMSSDSDFTPLVTRIRQQGIPVYGFGSDKTTDAFRSACTRFIDVGALIREQQPEPVIYSETGENGDGTEVSPELLKLLIDAYNAVKRDEQGYARLSEVGQLAGNRSSFDTRNYGFKRLSDLINSIKNFKVEVRDGQTWIKRVH from the coding sequence ATGTCCTCGCCGATCCCCAGCGGCGGCAATGTCGCCCTGTTGATCGACGCCGACAATGCTTCCTCGGATCATTTCGACCCGGTGCTGACGGTCCTTGCCGAACTTGGCACCGTCAATATCCGTCGGGCCTACGGCAATTGGAGCAAGCCCGCGCTCAAGGGATGGGCGCGGCAGGCCGTCACCCAGGCGATCGAAACACAGCAGCAATTCGACCTTACAAAAGGGAAGAATGCGACCGACATGAAAATGACGATCGACGCCATGGACCTGATGGCGGGCGGACGCGTCACTGGCTTTGGCCTCATGTCCAGCGACAGCGACTTCACGCCGCTCGTCACGCGCATCCGGCAGCAGGGCATTCCCGTCTATGGCTTCGGATCGGACAAGACCACTGACGCCTTCCGCAGCGCTTGCACACGCTTCATCGACGTCGGCGCGCTGATCCGTGAACAGCAGCCAGAGCCGGTGATCTATTCGGAGACCGGGGAAAATGGCGATGGCACGGAAGTCTCACCGGAATTACTCAAGCTGCTGATCGACGCCTATAATGCGGTAAAGCGCGATGAGCAGGGCTATGCCCGATTGAGCGAAGTTGGTCAGCTCGCGGGCAATCGCTCCAGTTTCGACACGCGCAATTATGGGTTCAAGCGGTTGTCCGACCTCATCAACTCCATCAAGAATTTCAAGGTTGAGGTGCGCGACGGCCAGACCTGGATCAAACGGGTGCACTAA
- a CDS encoding acylphosphatase, translating into MALIARHLMITGRVQGVFYRNWTVQTASALGLTGWVRNRVDGSVEAVVEGDEEAVEQFIALARQGPPAARVSAIDIRPAELERMTSFQKRMTG; encoded by the coding sequence ATGGCGTTGATCGCCCGGCATCTGATGATAACGGGCCGCGTGCAGGGCGTGTTCTATCGCAACTGGACGGTCCAGACGGCAAGCGCCTTGGGCCTGACCGGCTGGGTACGCAACCGCGTGGACGGCAGCGTGGAAGCGGTTGTCGAGGGTGACGAGGAAGCGGTCGAGCAATTCATAGCCCTGGCCCGGCAGGGACCACCTGCGGCCCGCGTCTCGGCGATCGACATTCGCCCTGCCGAACTTGAACGCATGACATCCTTTCAAAAACGGATGACGGGCTGA
- the ettA gene encoding energy-dependent translational throttle protein EttA translates to MSASSQYAFVMKNMTKSFPGAAKPVLNGINLQFYRGAKIGIVGPNGAGKSTLIKIMAGIDTDFSGEAWPGENISVGYLAQEPQLDPTKNVLENVKDGARETADKLDRFNEISNIMADPPEDADFDALMEEMGTLQEQIDAVDGWTLDNQLEIAMEALRCPPSDWSVDSLSGGEKRRIALTRLLIQKPDILLLDEPTNHLDAESVEWLENHLKEYAGAVLMITHDRYFLDNVVGWILELDRGKYFPYEGNYSTYLEKKAQRLDQESREESGRQKAIKDELEWIRQGPKGRQTKSKARISKFEQLVASQENRTPGKAQIVIQVPERLGGKVIEAKNITKSYGDKLLFENLSFMLPPGGIVGVIGPNGAGKSTLFKIITGQETPDSGEIDIGSTVRLGYVDQSRDHLDPSKNVWEEVSDGLDYVKVNGHDMSTRAYVGAFNFKGQDQQKNVGKLSGGERNRVHIAKMLKKGGNVLLLDEPTNDLDVETLAALEEAIENFAGCAVVISHDRFFLDRLATHILAFEGDSHVEWFEGNFGMYEEDKRRRLGDAADRPTRLAYKKLTR, encoded by the coding sequence ATGTCCGCCTCCTCGCAATACGCCTTCGTCATGAAGAACATGACCAAGAGCTTCCCTGGCGCCGCAAAGCCGGTGCTCAACGGCATCAACCTGCAATTTTATCGCGGCGCCAAGATCGGCATCGTCGGCCCGAACGGTGCGGGTAAATCGACGCTGATCAAGATCATGGCCGGGATCGACACGGATTTCAGCGGCGAGGCGTGGCCGGGCGAAAATATCAGCGTCGGTTATCTGGCGCAGGAGCCGCAGCTCGACCCGACCAAGAACGTCCTTGAAAATGTGAAGGATGGCGCGCGGGAAACCGCAGACAAGCTGGATCGCTTCAACGAGATCAGCAACATCATGGCCGATCCGCCGGAAGACGCCGATTTCGACGCGCTGATGGAAGAAATGGGCACGTTGCAGGAGCAGATCGACGCGGTCGATGGCTGGACGCTCGACAATCAGCTGGAAATCGCGATGGAAGCGTTGCGCTGCCCGCCTTCGGACTGGTCGGTGGACAGCCTGTCGGGTGGCGAAAAGCGCCGGATCGCGCTGACCCGCCTGCTGATCCAGAAGCCGGATATCCTGCTGCTCGACGAACCGACCAACCATCTGGATGCCGAAAGCGTCGAATGGCTGGAAAATCACCTTAAGGAATATGCCGGTGCGGTGCTGATGATCACCCATGACCGCTACTTCCTGGACAATGTCGTCGGTTGGATCCTGGAACTCGATCGCGGAAAATATTTCCCCTATGAGGGCAATTATTCCACTTACCTCGAAAAGAAGGCCCAGCGTCTGGACCAGGAGTCTCGCGAAGAATCCGGCCGTCAGAAGGCGATCAAGGACGAGCTGGAATGGATCAGGCAAGGCCCCAAGGGCCGCCAGACCAAGTCCAAGGCGCGTATCTCAAAGTTCGAGCAACTGGTGGCGAGCCAGGAAAACCGCACGCCCGGCAAGGCGCAGATCGTCATCCAGGTGCCCGAGCGCCTGGGCGGCAAGGTGATCGAAGCGAAGAACATCACCAAATCCTACGGTGACAAGCTGTTGTTCGAAAACCTGTCCTTCATGCTGCCGCCGGGTGGCATCGTGGGCGTGATCGGACCGAACGGCGCGGGTAAATCGACGCTGTTCAAGATCATCACCGGCCAGGAAACGCCGGATTCAGGTGAGATCGACATCGGATCGACCGTGCGTCTGGGTTATGTCGATCAAAGCCGCGATCACCTCGACCCATCGAAGAATGTCTGGGAAGAAGTGTCCGATGGCCTCGACTATGTGAAGGTCAATGGCCACGATATGTCGACCCGCGCCTATGTTGGCGCGTTCAACTTCAAGGGGCAGGACCAGCAGAAGAATGTCGGAAAGCTGTCCGGCGGTGAACGCAACCGCGTACACATCGCCAAGATGCTGAAGAAGGGCGGCAATGTGCTGCTGCTCGACGAACCGACCAACGACCTTGACGTTGAAACGCTGGCGGCGCTGGAAGAAGCGATCGAAAATTTCGCGGGCTGCGCCGTGGTCATCAGCCATGACCGTTTCTTCCTCGACCGGCTGGCCACTCACATTCTCGCTTTCGAAGGCGACAGCCATGTCGAGTGGTTCGAGGGTAATTTCGGGATGTATGAGGAGGACAAACGCCGCCGCCTGGGTGATGCGGCGGATCGTCCGACGCGCCTGGCTTACAAGAAGCTCACGCGCTGA
- a CDS encoding M28 family peptidase, whose translation MQKIRSGTIAALLLGGFILPLPLAAAPSPAAAIRTTALQDNVAWDFVEGLTTEVGPRPAGTPQEARARDWAVAKLKSLRFANVRAQPFTMPVWLRGRDEAHILSPFPQQLVLAALGNSGSTPAKGIEGEVVYFPTLADLEAAPAGSLKGKIAFVSHAMTATQDGSSYGYFGATRRQGPSIASRKGAAAILIRSIGTDHHRQPHSGVQMWAEGAKPIPAAALSIPDADQLVRIMSRGRPVRLHLTLTSKMLKDQPSGNVIAEIPGADPAAGVVLAACHLDSWDQGTGAIDDASGCAIVTAAALHAAKAGPLRRTIRILMAGAEEVGGDGGRAYFAAHGAEPHAMVMESDFGADRVWRVDYKLPAGHEGLASRISAGLAPLGIGRSSALAGGGADIQPLVKAGVPVIDLQQDGTRYFDIHHTPDDTLDKVDREHLQQNVSAWAVALYEIANAPEKLDVK comes from the coding sequence ATGCAGAAAATCCGATCGGGCACCATTGCCGCGTTGCTTCTCGGCGGCTTCATCCTTCCCCTCCCCCTGGCCGCCGCCCCCTCTCCCGCTGCCGCGATTCGGACCACTGCCCTGCAGGACAACGTCGCATGGGACTTTGTCGAAGGGCTGACGACAGAGGTGGGTCCGCGTCCCGCTGGCACCCCGCAAGAGGCGCGAGCGCGCGACTGGGCGGTCGCAAAGCTGAAAAGCCTTCGCTTCGCCAATGTGCGCGCGCAGCCCTTTACCATGCCCGTATGGCTGCGCGGGCGGGATGAGGCGCATATCCTGTCGCCCTTTCCACAGCAGTTAGTTCTCGCTGCCCTCGGCAACAGCGGCTCAACGCCAGCGAAGGGGATTGAGGGCGAAGTCGTCTATTTTCCCACGCTCGCCGATCTTGAAGCCGCACCGGCCGGCAGCCTGAAAGGCAAGATCGCCTTTGTCAGCCACGCCATGACCGCGACTCAGGACGGCAGTTCCTATGGCTATTTCGGCGCCACGCGTCGGCAGGGACCAAGCATCGCATCCAGAAAGGGCGCGGCCGCCATATTGATCCGATCGATCGGAACGGACCATCATCGCCAGCCTCACAGCGGCGTTCAAATGTGGGCCGAAGGCGCAAAGCCCATTCCCGCCGCCGCTCTCAGCATTCCCGATGCGGATCAGTTGGTGCGGATCATGTCGCGCGGGCGGCCTGTTCGCCTTCACCTCACGCTCACCTCCAAGATGCTGAAGGACCAGCCGTCCGGCAATGTGATAGCCGAAATCCCCGGCGCCGATCCGGCGGCGGGCGTTGTGCTGGCGGCCTGTCACCTCGACAGTTGGGATCAGGGTACGGGAGCAATTGATGACGCGTCGGGATGCGCCATCGTGACCGCGGCGGCGCTTCATGCGGCCAAGGCCGGTCCGCTCCGCCGCACGATCCGCATATTGATGGCCGGTGCGGAGGAAGTTGGCGGCGACGGCGGCCGGGCCTATTTCGCGGCGCACGGGGCGGAGCCGCACGCAATGGTCATGGAGTCCGACTTTGGGGCCGACCGCGTCTGGCGCGTGGACTATAAATTGCCTGCGGGGCATGAAGGGCTTGCCAGCCGCATCTCCGCCGGACTGGCTCCGCTAGGCATCGGCCGAAGCAGCGCGCTGGCCGGTGGCGGCGCGGACATTCAGCCCTTGGTCAAGGCGGGCGTTCCCGTCATCGACCTGCAACAGGATGGCACGCGCTACTTCGATATTCACCACACCCCCGATGACACGCTGGACAAAGTGGACCGGGAGCATTTGCAGCAGAATGTGAGCGCCTGGGCAGTTGCACTTTATGAAATCGCGAATGCGCCGGAAAAGCTGGATGTTAAGTGA